Proteins encoded together in one Telopea speciosissima isolate NSW1024214 ecotype Mountain lineage chromosome 4, Tspe_v1, whole genome shotgun sequence window:
- the LOC122657555 gene encoding mitogen-activated protein kinase kinase kinase 20-like, which yields MEWKRGKSIGRGSFSSVDLAIPAGDCSLVDLPQLMAVKSAAISECSSLQREREILSHLRDCPQIVRCLGDDHTVENGQQFYNVFLEYASRGTLASLVKKSGGALLESDVRRYTRWILMGLRCIHEKGFVHCDIKLQNILVCSAPDGTDDVKIADFGLAKRAGAVEKLNLRGTPLYMSPESIASNEHEAPGDLWSLGCAVAEMVIGRPAWKCKADTDVSALLFRIGFGEELPEIPEEMSEQGKDFLQRCFVRDPSKRWTAEMLLNHPFVTDNTVSWPQADKPSSSRSPRSAFEFPEWRSSTQSSLSNSISTSSSPDSCTCDHENSGRPDSYSSSSSSPVDRIRKFVTQKRPNWGSSDSWTIVRRGQAEAESFSPVFS from the coding sequence ATGGAGTGGAAGAGAGGGAAATCAATTGGTCGGGGGAGCTTTAGTTCTGTGGATTTGGCGATTCCAGCGGGAGATTGCAGTCTGGTTGATCTGCCTCAATTAATGGCGGTAAAATCAGCTGCAATTTCCGAGTGTTCTTCACttcagagggagagagagattctaTCCCATCTCAGAGATTGTCCCCAAATCGTCCGTTGTCTCGGAGATGATCACACAGTCGAAAACGGTCAGCAATTTTACAATGTGTTCTTGGAGTACGCCTCCAGAGGTACTCTGGCTAGCCTGGTCAAGAAATCAGGTGGAGCTTTGCTTGAATCAGATGTGAGGCGTTACACGAGGTGGATTCTCATGGGACTTCGTTGCATTCACGAGAAGGGTTTCGTCCACTGCGACATCAAGCTTCAGAACATCCTCGTCTGCTCTGCTCCTGACGGGACCGATGATGTTAAGATCGCTGATTTCGGATTGGCGAAGAGGGCGGGAGCAGTGGAGAAGCTGAATTTGAGAGGCACACCTCTATACATGTCACCTGAATCCATTGCCAGCAACGAGCACGAGGCGCCGGGTGATTTGTGGTCACTTGGGTGCGCCGTGGCGGAGATGGTGATTGGAAGGCCGGCATGGAAGTGTAAAGCAGACACCGACGTCAGCGCTCTCTTGTTTCGGATTGGGTTCGGAGAGGAATTGCCGGAGATTCCTGAGGAGATGTCGGAACAGGGGAAAGACTTCTTGCAGAGATGTTTCGTGAGAGATCCATCAAAGAGATGGACAGCTGAGATGCTATTGAATCATCCCTTTGTAACTGATAACACTGTTTCATGGCCTCAAGCTGATAAACCATCTTCTTCTCGATCACCTAGAAGTGCTTTCGAGTTTCCCGAGTGGAGGAGCTCCACACAATCGTCCCTTTCCAATTCAATCTCTACTTCATCGTCACCGGATTCTTGTACTTGTGATCATGAAAATTCTGGTCGACCCGATTCCTATTCGTCTTCATCGTCTTCTCCGGTAGATCGAATTCGGAAGTTCGTGACGCAGAAACGTCCGAACTGGGGATCTTCAGATAGTTGGACCATTGTACGGCGAGGCCAAGCAGAAGCAGAATCGTTCTCCCCTGTTTTTTCATAG